Proteins from a genomic interval of Salvelinus sp. IW2-2015 linkage group LG14, ASM291031v2, whole genome shotgun sequence:
- the LOC111973203 gene encoding poly(U)-binding-splicing factor PUF60 isoform X3, producing the protein MAVTEIAGGTALMMENGQGTGAKLGLPLLTPEQQEALQRAKKYAMEQSIKSALVKQTIAHQQQQLTNLQMAAVTMGFGDPLSPLQSVAAQRQRALAIMCRVYVGSIYYELGEDTIRQAFAPFGPIKSIDMSWDSVTMKHKGFAFVEYEIPEAAQLALEQMNSVMLGGRNIKVGRPGNIGQAQPIIDQLAEEARAYNRIXVASVHPDLSDEDIKSVFEAFGRIKSCTLARDPTTGRHKSFGFVEYDKPQSSLDAVSSMNLFDLGGQYLRVGKAVTPPMPMLTPTQPGGLPPAAAVAAAAATAKITAQEAVTGASILGAMAGANQMGQMGQMGSMGQMGIPQAVMAAQAPGMITGVTPVRQNLPVLPQVGLVNPVLASPPVITNPAQPNPSLQELQKKKQEEKEMLQDGTGQEMLSDQEHMSISGSSARHMVMQKLLRKSESTVMVLRNMVGPEDIDDDLEGEVTEECGKFGAVNRVIIYQEKQGEEEDAEIIVKIFVEFSMASEMNKAIQALNDRWFGGRKVIAEVYDQERFNSSDLSA; encoded by the exons ATGGCGGTGACGGAGATTGCG GGAGGGACAGCTCTGATGATGGAGAATGGACAGGGCACAGGCGCGAAGCTTGGCCTGCCGCTTCTCACCCCGGAGCAGCAGGAGGCACTACAAAGG GCAAAGAAGTATGCCATGGAGCAGAGCATTAAGAGTGCCTTAGTGAAGCAGACCATTGCTCATCAGCAACAACAGCTTACCAACTTACAG ATGGCAGCAGTGACAATGGGCTTTGGAGATCCTCTCTCACCTTTACAATCG GTGGCGGCTCAGCGGCAGCGCGCTCTGGCCATCATGTGCCGGGTGTATGTGGGCTCCATATACTATGAGCTTGGGGAGGACACCATCAGACAGGCCTTTGCCCCCTTCGGCCCCATCAAGAGCATTGACATGTCATGGGACTCAGTTACAATGAAGCACAAG GGCTTTGCCTTTGTGGAGTATGAGATCCCGGAGGCTGCACAGCTGGCTCTGGAGCAGATGAACTCGGTCATGCTCGGGGGCAGGAACATCAAG GTGGGGCGGCCAGGTAACATTGGTCAGGCGCAACCCATCATCGACCAGCTGGCAGAGGAGGCRCGCGCCTACAACCGGATCTWCGTKGCYTCCGTCCACCCTGACCTCTCAGACGAGGACATCAAGAGCGTCTTTGAGGCCTTCGGGAGGATCAAGTCCTGCACGTTAGCCAGGGACCCCACCACAGGAAGACACAAGAGCTTTGGCTTCGTCG AGTATGACAAGCCCCAGTCGTCCCTGGACGCAGTGTCCTCCATGAACCTGTTTGACCTGGGGGGCCAGTACCTGCGGGTTGGCAAGGCTGTGACCCCTCCCATGCCCATGTTGACCCCCACCCAGCCTGGTGGCCTGCCCCCCGCTGCAGCCGTGGCTGCTGCAGCAGCCACCGCTAAGATAACGGCCCAG GAGGCTGTGACCGGGGCGTCCATCTTGGGGGCGATGGCcggggcaaaccagatgggacaaATGGGACAAATGGGTTCGATGGGACAAATGGGCATCCCTCAGGCAGTCATGGCTGCCCAGGCCCCCGGAATGATCACAG GTGTGACACCAGTGCGTCAAAACCTGCCAGTGCTGCCCCAGGTGGGCCTGGTCAACCCTGTGCTGGCCTCGCCGCCTGTGATCaccaacccagcccagcccaacccCTCTCTGCAAGAACTgcagaagaagaagcaggaggagaaggagatgctGCAGGACGGGACAGGCCAGGAGATGTTGAGCGACCAAGAACACATGAGTATCTCAGGCAGCAGCGCCAGACACATGGTCATGCAGAAACTGCTGAGGAAATCAGAA TCTACGGTGATGGTGTTACGGAACATGGTGGGGCCAGAGGACATCGATGACGACCTGGAGGGTGAAGTAACTGAGGAGTGTGGCAAGTTTGGTGCCGTCAACCGAGTCATCATCTACCAGGAGAAGCAGGGCGAGGAGGAAGATGCCGAGATCATCGTCAAGATCTTTGTGGAGTTCTCCATGGCCTCGGAGATGAACAAGGCCATCCAGGCACTCAACGACCGCTGGTTCGGGGGTCGCAAGGTCATCGCGGAGGTCTATGACCAAGAGCGCTTCAACAGCAGCGACCTCTCCGCATAA
- the LOC111973203 gene encoding poly(U)-binding-splicing factor PUF60 isoform X2, giving the protein MMENGQGTGAKLGLPLLTPEQQEALQRAKKYAMEQSIKSALVKQTIAHQQQQLTNLQMAAVTMGFGDPLSPLQSVAAQRQRALAIMCRVYVGSIYYELGEDTIRQAFAPFGPIKSIDMSWDSVTMKHKGFAFVEYEIPEAAQLALEQMNSVMLGGRNIKVGRPGNIGQAQPIIDQLAEEARAYNRIXVASVHPDLSDEDIKSVFEAFGRIKSCTLARDPTTGRHKSFGFVEYDKPQSSLDAVSSMNLFDLGGQYLRVGKAVTPPMPMLTPTQPGGLPPAAAVAAAAATAKITAQASMIPFQRDLLAFQEAVTGASILGAMAGANQMGQMGQMGSMGQMGIPQAVMAAQAPGMITGVTPVRQNLPVLPQVGLVNPVLASPPVITNPAQPNPSLQELQKKKQEEKEMLQDGTGQEMLSDQEHMSISGSSARHMVMQKLLRKSESTVMVLRNMVGPEDIDDDLEGEVTEECGKFGAVNRVIIYQEKQGEEEDAEIIVKIFVEFSMASEMNKAIQALNDRWFGGRKVIAEVYDQERFNSSDLSA; this is encoded by the exons ATGATGGAGAATGGACAGGGCACAGGCGCGAAGCTTGGCCTGCCGCTTCTCACCCCGGAGCAGCAGGAGGCACTACAAAGG GCAAAGAAGTATGCCATGGAGCAGAGCATTAAGAGTGCCTTAGTGAAGCAGACCATTGCTCATCAGCAACAACAGCTTACCAACTTACAG ATGGCAGCAGTGACAATGGGCTTTGGAGATCCTCTCTCACCTTTACAATCG GTGGCGGCTCAGCGGCAGCGCGCTCTGGCCATCATGTGCCGGGTGTATGTGGGCTCCATATACTATGAGCTTGGGGAGGACACCATCAGACAGGCCTTTGCCCCCTTCGGCCCCATCAAGAGCATTGACATGTCATGGGACTCAGTTACAATGAAGCACAAG GGCTTTGCCTTTGTGGAGTATGAGATCCCGGAGGCTGCACAGCTGGCTCTGGAGCAGATGAACTCGGTCATGCTCGGGGGCAGGAACATCAAG GTGGGGCGGCCAGGTAACATTGGTCAGGCGCAACCCATCATCGACCAGCTGGCAGAGGAGGCRCGCGCCTACAACCGGATCTWCGTKGCYTCCGTCCACCCTGACCTCTCAGACGAGGACATCAAGAGCGTCTTTGAGGCCTTCGGGAGGATCAAGTCCTGCACGTTAGCCAGGGACCCCACCACAGGAAGACACAAGAGCTTTGGCTTCGTCG AGTATGACAAGCCCCAGTCGTCCCTGGACGCAGTGTCCTCCATGAACCTGTTTGACCTGGGGGGCCAGTACCTGCGGGTTGGCAAGGCTGTGACCCCTCCCATGCCCATGTTGACCCCCACCCAGCCTGGTGGCCTGCCCCCCGCTGCAGCCGTGGCTGCTGCAGCAGCCACCGCTAAGATAACGGCCCAGGCAAGTATGATTCCCTTCCAAAGGGATCTATTGGCCTTCCAG GAGGCTGTGACCGGGGCGTCCATCTTGGGGGCGATGGCcggggcaaaccagatgggacaaATGGGACAAATGGGTTCGATGGGACAAATGGGCATCCCTCAGGCAGTCATGGCTGCCCAGGCCCCCGGAATGATCACAG GTGTGACACCAGTGCGTCAAAACCTGCCAGTGCTGCCCCAGGTGGGCCTGGTCAACCCTGTGCTGGCCTCGCCGCCTGTGATCaccaacccagcccagcccaacccCTCTCTGCAAGAACTgcagaagaagaagcaggaggagaaggagatgctGCAGGACGGGACAGGCCAGGAGATGTTGAGCGACCAAGAACACATGAGTATCTCAGGCAGCAGCGCCAGACACATGGTCATGCAGAAACTGCTGAGGAAATCAGAA TCTACGGTGATGGTGTTACGGAACATGGTGGGGCCAGAGGACATCGATGACGACCTGGAGGGTGAAGTAACTGAGGAGTGTGGCAAGTTTGGTGCCGTCAACCGAGTCATCATCTACCAGGAGAAGCAGGGCGAGGAGGAAGATGCCGAGATCATCGTCAAGATCTTTGTGGAGTTCTCCATGGCCTCGGAGATGAACAAGGCCATCCAGGCACTCAACGACCGCTGGTTCGGGGGTCGCAAGGTCATCGCGGAGGTCTATGACCAAGAGCGCTTCAACAGCAGCGACCTCTCCGCATAA
- the LOC111973203 gene encoding poly(U)-binding-splicing factor PUF60 isoform X1 has product MAVTEIAGGTALMMENGQGTGAKLGLPLLTPEQQEALQRAKKYAMEQSIKSALVKQTIAHQQQQLTNLQMAAVTMGFGDPLSPLQSVAAQRQRALAIMCRVYVGSIYYELGEDTIRQAFAPFGPIKSIDMSWDSVTMKHKGFAFVEYEIPEAAQLALEQMNSVMLGGRNIKVGRPGNIGQAQPIIDQLAEEARAYNRIXVASVHPDLSDEDIKSVFEAFGRIKSCTLARDPTTGRHKSFGFVEYDKPQSSLDAVSSMNLFDLGGQYLRVGKAVTPPMPMLTPTQPGGLPPAAAVAAAAATAKITAQASMIPFQRDLLAFQEAVTGASILGAMAGANQMGQMGQMGSMGQMGIPQAVMAAQAPGMITGVTPVRQNLPVLPQVGLVNPVLASPPVITNPAQPNPSLQELQKKKQEEKEMLQDGTGQEMLSDQEHMSISGSSARHMVMQKLLRKSESTVMVLRNMVGPEDIDDDLEGEVTEECGKFGAVNRVIIYQEKQGEEEDAEIIVKIFVEFSMASEMNKAIQALNDRWFGGRKVIAEVYDQERFNSSDLSA; this is encoded by the exons ATGGCGGTGACGGAGATTGCG GGAGGGACAGCTCTGATGATGGAGAATGGACAGGGCACAGGCGCGAAGCTTGGCCTGCCGCTTCTCACCCCGGAGCAGCAGGAGGCACTACAAAGG GCAAAGAAGTATGCCATGGAGCAGAGCATTAAGAGTGCCTTAGTGAAGCAGACCATTGCTCATCAGCAACAACAGCTTACCAACTTACAG ATGGCAGCAGTGACAATGGGCTTTGGAGATCCTCTCTCACCTTTACAATCG GTGGCGGCTCAGCGGCAGCGCGCTCTGGCCATCATGTGCCGGGTGTATGTGGGCTCCATATACTATGAGCTTGGGGAGGACACCATCAGACAGGCCTTTGCCCCCTTCGGCCCCATCAAGAGCATTGACATGTCATGGGACTCAGTTACAATGAAGCACAAG GGCTTTGCCTTTGTGGAGTATGAGATCCCGGAGGCTGCACAGCTGGCTCTGGAGCAGATGAACTCGGTCATGCTCGGGGGCAGGAACATCAAG GTGGGGCGGCCAGGTAACATTGGTCAGGCGCAACCCATCATCGACCAGCTGGCAGAGGAGGCRCGCGCCTACAACCGGATCTWCGTKGCYTCCGTCCACCCTGACCTCTCAGACGAGGACATCAAGAGCGTCTTTGAGGCCTTCGGGAGGATCAAGTCCTGCACGTTAGCCAGGGACCCCACCACAGGAAGACACAAGAGCTTTGGCTTCGTCG AGTATGACAAGCCCCAGTCGTCCCTGGACGCAGTGTCCTCCATGAACCTGTTTGACCTGGGGGGCCAGTACCTGCGGGTTGGCAAGGCTGTGACCCCTCCCATGCCCATGTTGACCCCCACCCAGCCTGGTGGCCTGCCCCCCGCTGCAGCCGTGGCTGCTGCAGCAGCCACCGCTAAGATAACGGCCCAGGCAAGTATGATTCCCTTCCAAAGGGATCTATTGGCCTTCCAG GAGGCTGTGACCGGGGCGTCCATCTTGGGGGCGATGGCcggggcaaaccagatgggacaaATGGGACAAATGGGTTCGATGGGACAAATGGGCATCCCTCAGGCAGTCATGGCTGCCCAGGCCCCCGGAATGATCACAG GTGTGACACCAGTGCGTCAAAACCTGCCAGTGCTGCCCCAGGTGGGCCTGGTCAACCCTGTGCTGGCCTCGCCGCCTGTGATCaccaacccagcccagcccaacccCTCTCTGCAAGAACTgcagaagaagaagcaggaggagaaggagatgctGCAGGACGGGACAGGCCAGGAGATGTTGAGCGACCAAGAACACATGAGTATCTCAGGCAGCAGCGCCAGACACATGGTCATGCAGAAACTGCTGAGGAAATCAGAA TCTACGGTGATGGTGTTACGGAACATGGTGGGGCCAGAGGACATCGATGACGACCTGGAGGGTGAAGTAACTGAGGAGTGTGGCAAGTTTGGTGCCGTCAACCGAGTCATCATCTACCAGGAGAAGCAGGGCGAGGAGGAAGATGCCGAGATCATCGTCAAGATCTTTGTGGAGTTCTCCATGGCCTCGGAGATGAACAAGGCCATCCAGGCACTCAACGACCGCTGGTTCGGGGGTCGCAAGGTCATCGCGGAGGTCTATGACCAAGAGCGCTTCAACAGCAGCGACCTCTCCGCATAA